The genomic region GGCCATCCTGCTGACGCTGCCTCCGGGCAGCTACACCGCCCAGGTCTCCGGAGCCGGGGACACGACCGGTGTGGCTATCGTGGAAGTCTACGAGGTGCCGTAGGAACCGCTGAAACATGACGCGCCAGCCCGCGTCACAACTTTCAAGTTGAGTACAAGGCCGCGCAGCCCCCGCTGCGCGGCCTTGTTGTGATCTGAATGTTGTTGTGACCTTGTTGGAGAGAATCGAGAAGTCTGAAAACCAGCAGGTTGGCAGATCATGCTCACTCAGGAATGGTTGTGCCTGACTTTGGAAGGCATGAACGAGGCAGACAGAAATGAAGCGCTCATTTACCGGGGACGTTCGAAGCAGTTGACGATGAGGGAAGGTGCAGGGGATGATGGAGGGGCACGCTCTGTCGTGACCTGGGGACGTACGTGGCGAAACAGCGCCGGAATTTTTCACGCGGACCGGCGATTGTGCCGTTCCTTGACGTCACCATGTTGCAGATGACGCAAGAGGGTGGTTCATGGGCTGCGGGGCGCGCTTATTTCAGCGTGGCCTGAAGCGCCGCTTGCAGGCGGCCAGCGCGGCGACTGTGGCTGGCTCGCGGCTTTTCCAGTCGAGGTTGTTGCGCGCAAAAATGTCGCCGAACTGGTGGGACTTCAGGAACTGGTCGATGACCGGAGCGAAGTCGAATAGGGCGCCTTTGACCGGCGATCCCGCATGCGATTGAACGACTCCAGTAAACGCTTGGGAAGTTCACAAGAAATTCAATCGGAGGTTTCGCAGGCTTCGCCAGAACGCGAAGTCCTGGCTCATACGGGCCGACGTGTCGGAATCGGAGGTGCGTGATATCATCGGCCATGAGTTCGAATTGGCAGGCGGCCTCAGCCACCTTGCCTGCGCGGTCTGCCAGCGGCAGCAACCGCTTATGGGGACGGCCGGCGCGTTTATCGCAGCGGATGCCGTGGCGTTTGCAGGACCGCCGGAAATTGAGGGCTGCATGGCGTCATGCACGTGACGCCTTTATGCACGTAAATCGTTCCGTAGCGACCGGGCGTATTGCAGGCTCGCCTGCCATGCGAGTCCGGGCGCAGGATGGCCGTGCATGATCTCGAAACTTGCGTGGGGCATTCTTTCCACCGGGCGAATTGCCGGTACTTTTGCCCGCGGGGTGAATCGATCGCGGCTGGGGCGGTTGGCTGCTGTGGCGAGCCGGGGCTCCGAGAAGGCGGAGGCGTTTGCAGTGAAGCATGGGATTCCGGCTTCACACGGTTCCTATGAAGCGCTTCTCGAGGATTCCTCGGTGGATGCCGTCTATATTGCGACGCCGCATCCCTTTCATGTGGAGTGGGTCATCCGGGCGGCGAAGGCGGGCAAACATGTCCTTTGCGAGAAACCGCTGGGCATGAACCGGGTCGAGGCGGTGACCGCGGTCGAGGCGTGTCGCCAGGCGGGTGTGATGCTGATGGAGGCCTACATGTACCGGTGTCACCCGCAGACCAGGCGCATTGTTGAGCTCGTGAAGAGCGGTGCGATCGGCCGCGTGTGTTCGATCCGCGCGGCGTTCAGTTTTCACACCGAGTTCCAGCCGGTGTCGCGAACCTGGTCCAGGGCGCTCGGTGGCGGCGGCATTCTGGATGTCGGCGGCTATCCGGCTTCCTTTGCGCGATTGATCGCCGGTGCCGCGAGCGGGCTGCCCTTTGCCGAGCCGGTCAGTTTTTCCGCTGCGGCGGTCATGCACCCGCGGGGCGGCGTCGACGCCCATGCGGCGGCCTTGATGACTTTCCCGGGCGACATTCTCGCCCAGGTTTCATGTGGCGTCGGATTGCAGCAGGACAATGCGGCGTGGATTTACGGGAGCGACGGCTGGCTCGAAGTGCCGGTCCCGTGGATTCCCAATCGTGAAGGCGGCAACTCGCTCATCCTACTGCAAAAGCGGGGTGAACCGAAGCCGGAGGAGATTGTTGTGAACACGGTGGAATACCTTTACGGCATGGAGGCGGATGCTTTTGCGACCGCGGTGGCGGCAGGTCTTCAAGATGTGCCTGAGGTGACAACGGATGATACACTGGGCACGATGGCCGTCCTGGATCAGTGGCGCGCGGCCGTTGGTTTGCGTTACGACTGCGAAGCGGGCGCACACCCGTAGAATCGGGAGTGGCATGAGCCCGATGCCAAGGCTTTACCTTTTTGGCGTGCTCGGCTTTGCTGGGTGTCGACGCATATGCTCAAACGAATCGCCCCGATCTGCCTCGTGCTTGGATTGATGGCTGTCCTGGCCATGCCGTTGCTGGCGGCGACCAAACAGGCGCCACCCGCCAGGGACAACTCTCCGTCCGCAGCCATCAGCGCCGCGCTCGCAACTGTGACGGGCATTGCCATTTCTCCCCTGCTTGGAACGGGCGCCTACGGCGCCTATCGGTGGGTGACGACTGACGAATCCCAGCGCGATTCGCTTCCCTGGTTTGCGAAGGCCGGATTCTGGATACCGGCGCTTTTGATCGCGGGCGCGTGTGCATTCAAGGACACCCTGGGCACCGTTCTGCCGCCCGGTTTCAAGAAGCCGCTTGATGTGCTGGAAACGATTGAGAACAAGTGTTCCGGCCTGGTCGCGGCGGGCGCCGTGGTGCCATTCACGATCGATGCCGTTTCGAAGATGCTCCTGTCGGGCGCTCCGCAGGGCGCCTTCGTGATGCCCACGGGGTTTGCGATGATCGGTCTGGGCACGATCGATTTTTCATGGGCGCTGAACCTGCTGACCGTTCCGTTCGGGATCGCGGTTTTCTGCGTGGTGTGGATGGCATCCCATGCGATCAACGCGCTGATTCTGCTGAGTCCCTGGGGCGCGATCGACATGGCCCTCAAGGCGGCGCGGACCTCGCTCCTGGGGCTCATAACCCTGAGCACGACGCTCGATCCCTGGGTGAGCGCCACGCTCTCGATAGCGGTGATCATCGTGTCCTGGCTGATCGCGGGCTGGGCGTTCCGACTGACGGTTTTTGGCTCGGTGTTCTGCTGGGATTTTCTCACCCTGCGGAAGCATCGCTACAAGCTGAAGCCGGATGGAAACAAGGTTTTCTCGAGCAACCGGCTCTGCGCCCGCGGCGTCCCGACCCGCACGTATGGGCGCTGGATCAATGAACCGCAGAATGGCCGCTGGCGCTTTGTCTACCGTCCCTGGCTCGTCCTGGCGGAGCGTTCGGTGGAGGTTCCCGCCACCCAGCCGCATGTCGGCAAGGGGCTTTTCATATCGAGCGTTCAGGATGGCGATGGAACACTGCTTGTCCTTCCCCCGCGGTACAGGGGGCATGAGGACGAAGTCGCCCGGTCATATGGTGTTGAAGGAGGCGTGAAGGACGCCGGCCTGCTGAAGGCCTGGAGCGTCGTGCGCGAACTTTTCGGCGGCGCCTCCTCGCGGGCGCAGGTGGTGTGACTGGCCGGCGGACCGTGGCATTTCCCGCTTCCAGGGTCATTCGGAGCGTGATCTTTGGGGGAGCGCCCGCATTATCGCCTCCACATGAGACGCAGGTGTAGGGACGGACTGGATACCGAGTGAGCGACGAACAACCGACACCGCCCTTCCTGAATCGCGCCAAACGGATGCTCGCCGAGCCGCTGAATCTCGGCTCCACGCATGTCATGCCGGTCCTCGGGCGGCTGTATGCCGTCAGCCACAAGAGGCTGCTTCAACTGCTGAAGTGGCGGGTCTGGATCCAGGAGAAGCTTCAGCCGAGCGAATGGCAGATCACATTGATTTGGGCTGCGGTGGCCGGGTTCCTGGGGGCGCTCGCGGCGATTCTTTTCACCCTGCTGACGGAGGGCGTGCACAAGCTGTTCACGGGCTCCAATGCGGGAGTCGTCGAATCGATGCGACAACTGCCCTGGTGGTGGGTGCTGGCGATTCCAGCGCTTGGCGGCCTGCTCGGCGGGATTGTGCTGAGACTCGGGCGTCGCATTGCGCCGGGGAAAAGTTCGACCGACTACATGGAGGCGATCGTGATCGGCTCGGGGCGGCTGCCGATGCGGGCCAGCCTGGTGAAGAGTGCGGCCGCGCTCTTTTCGATCGGCTCGGGTGGCTCGATCGGGCGGGAGGGTCCTCTTGTGCATCTCGCCGCGCTGATGGCGTCGACAATCGGGCGCTGGCGACGTTTCAGTCCGCCGCAGCAGCGGCTGCTGGTCGCCTGCGGTGCCGCCGCGGGAATTGCGTCGGCCTATCACGCGCCGATTGCGGGGTCGTTTTTCGTCGCGGAGATCATCCTCGGCACGATTGCGATGGAATGCCTGGGCCCCCTGGTTGTGTCCGCGGTCGCGGCGACACTGACCATGCGCGGCCTGATGCACGCGGAGCGGCTCTATCACGTGCCGGAGTTCGAGATGAATTCGGTCTGGGAGATGGGCCTCTATGTCGTGCTTGGATTGATGGCGGGCACCCTGGCGCCGTGGTTCCTGCGTTCGCTGAAGGCTGCGGAGAAGGTGTTTCTTGGCATGCGGATTCCGCTTGCGGCGCGCCTTGCGGCCGGCGGCCTGCTGGTTGGCGGGCTTGCCGTCTATGTGCCCGAGGTGTGTGGCAACGGTTACAGCGTCATTGTCAGCATCCTCAATGCGGAGTTTCCGTGGATCTGGCTGCTGCTCATCTTCGCGTGCAAGTGGGCTGCCACCGCGTCTTCATTCGGGTCAGGCGCCCCCGGCGGTGTGTTCACGCCATCGCTGTTCATGGGTGCCTGCCTTGGATTCCTGGTGGCATCCGCGCTGCTGGCCTACTTTCCACGCTTTCCGGTGGATCCTCGGGCGTTCGCGATGGTCGGCATGGGCGCGTTTTTGTCGGCGGTGACGCACGCACCGCTGATGGCGATCATCATGATCTTCGAGATGACGCTGAGTTATGACATCATTCTGCCCTTGATGCTGTGCAGCGTGATCGCCTACTTCACCGCGCGCAGCATCGAGGGCATCTCGCTCTACAATGTCTCCCTCAAGCGCAAGGCGGCCGAGCAGTTGATCGACGGGAAGCTCGATTCGGAGTTGGTTGGCGACCTCATGAAGCCGGATCCGCCCTCGATCGCCGAGTCCGCGGACTTTGCCGAGATCGCGCGCACGTTTCTTTCGCTGCGGAGAAACAACCTCTATGTCGTCAATGCCGAGAAGCGCTATGTCGGATCTGTCTCGCTCCACGACATCAAGACCTTCCTTCAGGATCCGGCGCTGGCGGAGATCGTGATCGCCCGCGACATTCTGCGGGAGGATCTTCCGGTGCTCACGCCGGACATGTCATTTTCGGTTGCGCTGGGAAAGTTTCTCGGGGTTGAGGCGGAGCGCCTGCCGGTCGTGAGCGAGGATCGCAGGCTGATGGGCAACCTCGCCAAGGGGGATCTCCTCCTCGCGCTCGTTGAAAAGCAGCAGAAGAAGACCATGACCTGAGCCGTGGAAAACGAAGCGTTTGTGCCCACGGATTGCGCGGATGCGATCCGGATTCAAGCCGGCTGGCGCGGGCGTCCCGTGCGGCGCGACTCCATCATGAAGTAGAGCGTGGGAACAGCGAATCGGCTGATGAGGAGGGATGCGATTTCGCCGGCGATCAGGGAAAGTGCGAGACCCTGGAAGATGGGATCAGCCAGGATCACGCTTGCGCCAACGACGACGGCGAGGGCGGTGAGCAGCATGGGGCGGAAGCGGATCGCGCCGGCCTCGACCACCGCCTCGGCGAGGGGCAGGCCGTGGGATCGCCGGAGTTCGATGAAGTCGACGAGGATTATGGAATTTCGCACGATGATGCCCGCTCCGGCCATGAATCCGATCATCGAGGTGGCGGTGAAAAACGCACCGGTCACGGCATGGGCCGGGAGAATGCCAATGAGCGAGAGCGGGATGACGATCATGATGACGAAGGGTGTCATGTAGCTCTTGAACCAGCCGACCATGAGCATGTAGATGAGGATGCACACGGCGGCGAAGGCCAGCCCCAGATCGCGGAAAACCTCCAGTGTCACGTGCCATTCACCGTCCCATTTGATGACGGGCTCCAGCTCGGAATCGGGCTGATGCAGGTGATAGAGCTCGATGGAGGACTTTGTACCGCCAAAGTTCCGGCCATCGAGCCTGCCGATGGCGCGGTTCATTTCAAAAAGCGCATAGGCGGGACTGGCGATCGCTCCGGCGACATCACCCGTCACGTACACGACGGGACGAAGGTTCTTTCGGTAGAGATAACGCTCTCCGACGGTGTGCTCGATGGAAACCAGTTCGCTGAGCGGGATGCTTGTGCGCTGTTCCAGGGGCAGGGTCGCCTGGTTGTCGGGAACAACCTGGAGCGAGAGCAGATCCTCCGCACGGCCGCGCCGGAAGCGCGGGAGCTCGACACGCAGTTCAATGTCCTCGCGCTCGAGCGGGCGGTGCAGCAGATCCACCGCCGCGCCGCTCGTGGCGGTGCGCAGGGTGCGCGTGATGGATTCGGGCGTGACATTGAGCTGGGCGGCCTTGAGTCGGTCGATCCGGAAGAAGGCGGTGGGCTGCTGCTCCTCGACGTACCAGTCGACATCGACGACGCCGTCGGTCTTCTGGAAGATCCCCTTGATTTCCCTCGCGAGGGCCAGTCGGGATTCCTCGCCGGGACCGTACACCTCGGCGACCAGGGTCTGAAGCACCGGGGGGCCGGGGGGCACTTCGGCGATTGCGACGGCGGCGCCGTGTTTCGCGGCGATCCCGGCAAGACGGGGGCGGACGCGCATGGCGATGTCGTGGCTCTGGTCGGATCGTTCGCCCTTGGGAAGGAGATTGACCTGGATGTCGGCGACATTTGGGCCGCGTCGCTGGAAGTAGTGTCGCACGAGACCGTTGAAGTTGAACGGTGACGCTGTGCCTGCGTAGACCTGGTAGTCGCTGACCTCGGGTTCGACGCGAACGGCGGCCGCCATCTCCCTCGCCACACGGGTGGTTTCCTCGAGGGTGGAGCCTTCGGGCATGTCGAGGATGACCTGGAACTCGGACTTGTTGTCGAACGGGAGCATCTTGACCTTCACGATGCCAAGGGGCACGAGGGCGGCTGCTGCCAGAAGGAGTGTGGCGATGAGCGCGAGAAACGCCCAGCGCCAGCGCGCCTGCGCAATGATCGGATCCATCACCTTGTGGTAGATGCGCGTGAAGAAGTCATCCGGCGCATGGTCGTCGTCGGAGGCTGCCGCGGCGGAGGCTCCGGCCTTCGAGAACCGCCGGCGCAGCACCCGGACCGCCGCCCAGGGAGTGACGGTGAAGGCCACGATGAGCGAGAACACCATGGCGGCGCTGGCGCCGATTGGAATGGGCCGCATGTACGGGCCCATCAGTCCGCCGACAAAGGCCATTGGCAGGACGGCGGCAATGACGGCCCACGTTGCGAGGACCGTGGGATTGCCGACCTCGCGAACCGCCTCGATGGCGATTTCCGTGAGCGGCCGGCCTGCGGAGGATGGCAGTCGCTGATGCCGGACGATGTTCTCAACAACAACAATCGCGTCGTCCACGAGGATGCCGATCGAGAATATGAGCGCGAAAAGCGTAATCCGATTCAGCGTGTATCCATAGAGGAAGAACACCAGCAGCGTCAGGCCCAGAGTGACCGGGATGGCCAGCAGGACGATGAGCGATTCGCGCCACCCGAGGAAGGCGCGAATGAGGATGGCGACGCCAAACACGGCGATGCCCATGTGGAAGAGGAGTTCGTTGGATTTTTCCGCCGCGGTGGCGCCGTAGTTGCGCGTGACGGTGACGGTGACATCCGGCGGCAGAAGCGATCCCTGGAGGCGGTGCACGGCTCCCTCGATCTCCCGCACGATGCGAATGGCGTTTGCTCCCGGGCGCTTGGCGATGGCCAGCGTGACGGCGGCCTCCTCCGGAGCGGTGGGGCTGCCGAAGAGAACATAGTCGGCCGGTTCGGCGGGGGATTCGATGACGTTTGCGACGTCACGCAGAAAAATGGGTTTGCCGCCAGCCGTGCCGAGGACGACAGCGGCGGCGTCCGAGGCGTCGCGCAGGTAGCCGCCGACGTCCACGAGGATCTCGCGGTTGGCGGTGGACAGCGAGCCCGCCTGGGTCCTGGCGTTCGCCGCGCGCAGGGAGTGTGAGACGTCATCCAGCGTGAGCCCCCGCGACGCCAGCCTCGCGGGATCGACCTGGACACGCAACTGACTGCGAAGTCCGCCGATGATTGTGGTTTCGGCAATCTCCGGCAGGGCCTTGATGGCGTCGTCAAGCTGCGCGGCCAGACGCCTCAAGGCATGATGATCCTGGGTTGCGCTGTGAAGGGTGAGTGCGGCGACAGGCACGTCATCTATCGTGCGCGGTTTGACCAGGGGCGGTGAGGCTCCCGGCGGGATTTGGTCGGCGTGCGCGTCGAGCTGCTTGTGGAGCCGGACCAAGGCGGTCTCGAGGTCGGAGCCGACCTTGAAGCGGACAATGACCATCGCCTGTCCGGGGCGCGACGTCGAGTAGAGGTACTCGACGCCGGGAATCTCCCAGAGAAACTTCTCCAGCGGTCGGGTGACGCGGTTCTCAATCTCATGCGCCGTAACACCCGGCATGGCCACAAGCACATCGATCATGGGCACCTTGATCTGCGGTTCCTCCTCGCGCGGGAGCATGATCACGGCGAAGGTGCCCAGCAGCAGCGAGGCCACGATCGCAAGCGGCGTCAGCCGCGATGCGGTGAATGCAGTGGCCAGGCGGCCGGCAAGAGTGTCGCGCGCTGGCGGAGCGGGCAGGCTCATGGCTCGGTTGTGACGGGTGAGCCGTCGCGAAGTGCCGCAGGCGGATTGAGGATGACGCTTTCGCCCGCCGAGAGGCCGGAGAGAATTTCGACCCGTTCGCCGATTGTCCTGCCGACCTTGACGAGGCGGAGGACGGCGTGTTGTCCAACGACAACGAAAATGCGTTCCATCTGGCCGAAGGAGGTGACGGCACTGGCAGGGACGACGATGGCCGTGTCTGATGCGCTTGGAATGAGCAGCCGCGCAAACTGACCGGAGAAAGCCTCGGGTGTCGAGAAGGACAGTTTTGCGAAGCGTGTGTGGGTCAGCGGGTCAGCCGAGGCGATCTCCTCTATGCGCCCGGTCACCGGCGGTGCCTTGCGATCGAGCTGGACGCCGAGCTCCGTTCCGACAGCGAAAGAGGCCGAGAACTCCTCGGGAAGAGAGCCTTCCGCGCGGAGGTCCTGCGTGGATTCCATGACAAGCAGCGATGCGCCCGGTGTGGCAAGGTCGCCGGAGAGTTTGAACTGCGTTGTGACCCGGCCTGCGAATGGTGCGGCGATCCGGGTGTGGGCGACGAGTGCCTCAGCCGCGGTGACGCCCGCCCGGGCGATGCGGAGTGCATCGGTGGCTGCGCGCAGCGCTTCGGGAGGGCTGACGCGGCGCTCCACCAGGTCGGTTTCACGCGCGACGGCGCGCTCCGCCTCGGCGAACTGGGCGCGGGCGAGGCCGAGCCGGGCGTCCGCGTCGGGCGACGAGAGGCGCACGAGTGGATCACCGGCGGACGCCTTTTGCCCCAGCAGAGCGATTTCAACGATGGCGCCCGTAATCTGGGAGGAAATGTCCGCGCGCAGGGCGGGGCGCACCACAGCGGGAACCTCGACGAAAGCGGGGATGACTTCGGCGGCGGCGCGCGTGGTTTTCACCGCAATGGCAGCCTGGTCCCGCGCGTCATGCGCCGGCGGCGACTTGTGGCAGGCCGCAAGTGCCAGGACTGCGAGCAGGGAAGGGAATGCCCGGGTGCGCATGTTGGTCTTCAGGCGCGGGGACGGCGGATGCAGCTCGTGGTCGGATCGATCCATCCCAGTTTCTTCAGGATCAGCAGCGGTGGACAGAAACCGGTGAAGGCCGACTGGATCAGATTGAAGCCCACGAAGGTGGGGAGGAGGAGCCAGCGGAAGTCCACGAAGACGGTGAGGGCGCATCCCACCAGGACAACTGAACCGGCAAGAACGCGGATGAAGGATTCGGTTTTCATGAAGTTATGTATGAGCAAACAATCAAATACTTGAGTTATAGTCAAGACCTGATATGGTCTGGGAAATGAGCAGGCACTCCCTTTTCTCCGACGAGGCCCTTGAACTTGTCGCCCGTCGTTTTGCGGTGCTGGCGGAGCCGATGCGGCTGCGCATCATCCAGTCCCTCTTCGACGGCGAAAGAAATGTCTCCGAGCTGGCGGCGGCCACGGGCGGCACCCAGGCGAACGTGTCGCGCCACCTGCAGACGCTGACCACCGCCGGCGTGCTGGGCCGGCGGAAGGAGGGGCTGCAGGTGTTCTATCGGATAACCGATCCGACGATCCCCAAGCTGTGCGACCTGGTCTGCGGCAGCCTGGAGAAGTCGCTCAGCCGCCAGATGGCGAGTCTGG from Opitutaceae bacterium harbors:
- a CDS encoding efflux RND transporter permease subunit, with protein sequence MSLPAPPARDTLAGRLATAFTASRLTPLAIVASLLLGTFAVIMLPREEEPQIKVPMIDVLVAMPGVTAHEIENRVTRPLEKFLWEIPGVEYLYSTSRPGQAMVIVRFKVGSDLETALVRLHKQLDAHADQIPPGASPPLVKPRTIDDVPVAALTLHSATQDHHALRRLAAQLDDAIKALPEIAETTIIGGLRSQLRVQVDPARLASRGLTLDDVSHSLRAANARTQAGSLSTANREILVDVGGYLRDASDAAAVVLGTAGGKPIFLRDVANVIESPAEPADYVLFGSPTAPEEAAVTLAIAKRPGANAIRIVREIEGAVHRLQGSLLPPDVTVTVTRNYGATAAEKSNELLFHMGIAVFGVAILIRAFLGWRESLIVLLAIPVTLGLTLLVFFLYGYTLNRITLFALIFSIGILVDDAIVVVENIVRHQRLPSSAGRPLTEIAIEAVREVGNPTVLATWAVIAAVLPMAFVGGLMGPYMRPIPIGASAAMVFSLIVAFTVTPWAAVRVLRRRFSKAGASAAAASDDDHAPDDFFTRIYHKVMDPIIAQARWRWAFLALIATLLLAAAALVPLGIVKVKMLPFDNKSEFQVILDMPEGSTLEETTRVAREMAAAVRVEPEVSDYQVYAGTASPFNFNGLVRHYFQRRGPNVADIQVNLLPKGERSDQSHDIAMRVRPRLAGIAAKHGAAVAIAEVPPGPPVLQTLVAEVYGPGEESRLALAREIKGIFQKTDGVVDVDWYVEEQQPTAFFRIDRLKAAQLNVTPESITRTLRTATSGAAVDLLHRPLEREDIELRVELPRFRRGRAEDLLSLQVVPDNQATLPLEQRTSIPLSELVSIEHTVGERYLYRKNLRPVVYVTGDVAGAIASPAYALFEMNRAIGRLDGRNFGGTKSSIELYHLHQPDSELEPVIKWDGEWHVTLEVFRDLGLAFAAVCILIYMLMVGWFKSYMTPFVIMIVIPLSLIGILPAHAVTGAFFTATSMIGFMAGAGIIVRNSIILVDFIELRRSHGLPLAEAVVEAGAIRFRPMLLTALAVVVGASVILADPIFQGLALSLIAGEIASLLISRFAVPTLYFMMESRRTGRPRQPA
- a CDS encoding efflux RND transporter periplasmic adaptor subunit; amino-acid sequence: MDRSDHELHPPSPRLKTNMRTRAFPSLLAVLALAACHKSPPAHDARDQAAIAVKTTRAAAEVIPAFVEVPAVVRPALRADISSQITGAIVEIALLGQKASAGDPLVRLSSPDADARLGLARAQFAEAERAVARETDLVERRVSPPEALRAATDALRIARAGVTAAEALVAHTRIAAPFAGRVTTQFKLSGDLATPGASLLVMESTQDLRAEGSLPEEFSASFAVGTELGVQLDRKAPPVTGRIEEIASADPLTHTRFAKLSFSTPEAFSGQFARLLIPSASDTAIVVPASAVTSFGQMERIFVVVGQHAVLRLVKVGRTIGERVEILSGLSAGESVILNPPAALRDGSPVTTEP
- a CDS encoding winged helix-turn-helix transcriptional regulator, encoding MSRHSLFSDEALELVARRFAVLAEPMRLRIIQSLFDGERNVSELAAATGGTQANVSRHLQTLTTAGVLGRRKEGLQVFYRITDPTIPKLCDLVCGSLEKSLSRQMASLG
- a CDS encoding Gfo/Idh/MocA family oxidoreductase, coding for MISKLAWGILSTGRIAGTFARGVNRSRLGRLAAVASRGSEKAEAFAVKHGIPASHGSYEALLEDSSVDAVYIATPHPFHVEWVIRAAKAGKHVLCEKPLGMNRVEAVTAVEACRQAGVMLMEAYMYRCHPQTRRIVELVKSGAIGRVCSIRAAFSFHTEFQPVSRTWSRALGGGGILDVGGYPASFARLIAGAASGLPFAEPVSFSAAAVMHPRGGVDAHAAALMTFPGDILAQVSCGVGLQQDNAAWIYGSDGWLEVPVPWIPNREGGNSLILLQKRGEPKPEEIVVNTVEYLYGMEADAFATAVAAGLQDVPEVTTDDTLGTMAVLDQWRAAVGLRYDCEAGAHP
- a CDS encoding DUF2892 domain-containing protein → MKTESFIRVLAGSVVLVGCALTVFVDFRWLLLPTFVGFNLIQSAFTGFCPPLLILKKLGWIDPTTSCIRRPRA
- a CDS encoding ClcB-like voltage-gated chloride channel protein, which encodes MSDEQPTPPFLNRAKRMLAEPLNLGSTHVMPVLGRLYAVSHKRLLQLLKWRVWIQEKLQPSEWQITLIWAAVAGFLGALAAILFTLLTEGVHKLFTGSNAGVVESMRQLPWWWVLAIPALGGLLGGIVLRLGRRIAPGKSSTDYMEAIVIGSGRLPMRASLVKSAAALFSIGSGGSIGREGPLVHLAALMASTIGRWRRFSPPQQRLLVACGAAAGIASAYHAPIAGSFFVAEIILGTIAMECLGPLVVSAVAATLTMRGLMHAERLYHVPEFEMNSVWEMGLYVVLGLMAGTLAPWFLRSLKAAEKVFLGMRIPLAARLAAGGLLVGGLAVYVPEVCGNGYSVIVSILNAEFPWIWLLLIFACKWAATASSFGSGAPGGVFTPSLFMGACLGFLVASALLAYFPRFPVDPRAFAMVGMGAFLSAVTHAPLMAIIMIFEMTLSYDIILPLMLCSVIAYFTARSIEGISLYNVSLKRKAAEQLIDGKLDSELVGDLMKPDPPSIAESADFAEIARTFLSLRRNNLYVVNAEKRYVGSVSLHDIKTFLQDPALAEIVIARDILREDLPVLTPDMSFSVALGKFLGVEAERLPVVSEDRRLMGNLAKGDLLLALVEKQQKKTMT